A genomic segment from Anabas testudineus chromosome 6, fAnaTes1.2, whole genome shotgun sequence encodes:
- the c6h11orf96 gene encoding uncharacterized protein C11orf96 homolog, translated as MVMEASGFHVLPAHLMASAMEEFPQQLPVPKGPARGKSRSRRPREARFKTQPVTFAEIAEVEEEGSSPLEEERARRSFLQSLENLRRSTQALHCSPAAQHSCTPTPTQASLDSSDSDSTQ; from the coding sequence ATGGTTATGGAGGCCTCTGGGTTCCATGTCCTGCCGGCCCACCTTATGGCCTCGGCAATGGAGGAGTTCCCCCAGCAGCTGCCTGTCCCCAAGGGCCCAGCAAGAGGCAAGAGTCGCTCCCGTCGACCTCGTGAGGCTCGCTTCAAAACACAGCCTGTCACCTTTGCTGAGATAgcagaagtagaagaagaaggtTCCTCACccctggaggaggagagggcaCGTCGCTCCTTCCTTCAGTCCCTGGAGAACTTGCGGCGGAGCACGCAGGCCCTCCACTGTTCACCAGCTGCCCAGCACAGCTGCACCCCCACACCCACACAAGCCAGCCTGGACTCCAGTGACTCCGACTCCACGCAGTGA